Proteins from a single region of Runella sp. SP2:
- a CDS encoding TIM barrel protein — MGPLDKYILREDALEATDNGFQLKFQSHWYRALPLSCMDFSLKLNGQEIEKSLFKIKANGNEYSYDQLPELDKEWLFILDRGILEVAQPLEKGSEYEVEFKFDLHIPYILVGPQATPLLASSVVKCPLTPNGGINTSIENSVQKSNISLKPKTENSANKAPIGGVGAKTPPSGAGGAIKLATSLFSYAYEWNYGQFSLEDVIAETRKRDLGTGLEIIGFQSLRGFPYISDQTEKEVKNLLDKYEFEPVALDANIDVAIKRHAKMSIDETVEYIKPQILAAQKLGFPILRCQTTAPAEVYQKLVPFAEKANVVMGIELHTPYSVDHPSVIKMAEMFGQMQTHVLGFVPDMGTCMRAIPEALLTSFKTAGVTDEMIAITKEIWHKDIPTPAKFGELAQRLVPMGATPPQIGRLNMAFSMNGRQPVENWKEIMPYVVHVHGKFYGFDENGDEPSIDYPAIFKVFHEGGYKGYISSEYEGSAFTDEFDAFDMVEKQHQLWKRILQNF; from the coding sequence ATGGGTCCTTTAGACAAATATATTTTAAGAGAAGATGCCTTAGAAGCCACCGACAACGGCTTTCAACTCAAATTTCAATCGCATTGGTATCGTGCATTACCGCTTTCTTGCATGGATTTTAGCCTAAAACTCAACGGGCAAGAAATCGAAAAAAGCCTATTCAAAATAAAGGCCAATGGCAATGAATACTCCTACGACCAACTTCCAGAATTAGACAAAGAATGGCTCTTTATCCTTGATAGAGGTATTTTGGAAGTTGCTCAACCATTGGAAAAAGGAAGTGAATATGAAGTAGAGTTTAAGTTCGATTTGCATATTCCTTACATTTTGGTTGGTCCCCAAGCTACGCCTTTATTGGCGAGTTCGGTGGTAAAGTGCCCCCTAACCCCCAATGGGGGAATAAATACGTCCATTGAAAACTCAGTACAAAAAAGCAATATATCTCTTAAACCCAAAACTGAAAATAGTGCAAATAAAGCCCCCATCGGGGGGGTGGGGGCAAAAACTCCCCCATCGGGGGCGGGGGGGGCTATAAAACTCGCCACCTCCCTTTTTTCCTACGCTTACGAATGGAACTATGGACAATTTTCGTTGGAAGACGTAATTGCCGAAACTCGTAAACGTGACTTAGGTACCGGTTTAGAAATAATTGGCTTTCAAAGCCTTAGAGGATTTCCATACATCTCTGACCAAACCGAAAAAGAAGTAAAAAACCTCCTTGACAAGTACGAGTTTGAGCCAGTGGCTTTAGATGCCAACATTGATGTGGCTATCAAACGCCACGCCAAAATGAGTATTGATGAAACCGTAGAATACATCAAACCTCAGATTTTGGCGGCTCAAAAACTCGGCTTTCCTATCCTGCGTTGCCAAACTACCGCACCTGCCGAAGTCTATCAAAAACTCGTGCCTTTTGCCGAAAAAGCCAACGTCGTGATGGGAATAGAGCTACATACGCCTTACAGCGTTGACCACCCTTCTGTAATTAAAATGGCTGAAATGTTTGGACAAATGCAGACCCACGTGTTAGGCTTTGTGCCAGATATGGGGACTTGTATGCGTGCCATTCCGGAGGCGTTATTGACCAGCTTTAAAACGGCAGGTGTCACCGACGAGATGATTGCCATTACCAAAGAAATTTGGCATAAAGACATTCCAACGCCAGCCAAATTTGGCGAATTGGCCCAAAGATTAGTTCCAATGGGGGCTACGCCGCCACAAATTGGCCGTCTGAATATGGCATTTAGCATGAATGGCCGTCAGCCCGTAGAAAATTGGAAAGAAATCATGCCTTATGTTGTACACGTGCATGGTAAATTCTATGGTTTCGACGAAAACGGCGATGAGCCTTCGATAGATTACCCTGCCATTTTCAAGGTTTTCCACGAAGGAGGTTACAAAGGCTATATTTCATCAGAATACGAAGGCTCGGCATTTACCGACGAGTTTGATGCTTTTGACATGGTAGAAAAGCAGCACCAATTGTGGAAACGAATTTTACAAAATTTTTAA